The Synchiropus splendidus isolate RoL2022-P1 chromosome 1, RoL_Sspl_1.0, whole genome shotgun sequence genome includes a window with the following:
- the nt5c2l1 gene encoding 5'-nucleotidase, cytosolic II, like 1 isoform X1, whose amino-acid sequence MNSDWFFPLMFPEDPVMHHQIELTKVFVNRSVTLENIKCYGFDMDYTLAMYKSPDYESLGFEMIRDRMVSVGYPHEILRYTYDPSFPTRGLVIDTTYGNLLKVDSNGNILVCSHGFSFLKREEIHKYYPNKFIQRDDTERFYVLNTLFNLSETYVYACLVDFFTRCPRYRNVLKGYHHGDLFMSYRTMFQDVRDAMDFIHDTGSLKERTIKNLDKYLVQDPNIIVLLTRIKEVAKVFLATNSDYSYTDVIMTHLLETNSKAPNKSWHSFFDLIVVDTKKPQFFAGGTVLRQVDTNTGKLRIGTYTGDLQHGTVYSGGSSDVVCDLLDVKGKAILYVGDHIFGDILKSKKRQGWKTFLVVPELTKELQVWRGKKNMFEELQRLDLYLAELYKDREEQKTEGISDIGSVLTRMKVLTYRMDMSYGQMGSLFRSGSRQTLFASQLMRYADLYSSSCLNLLHYPHNYLFTAPPVLMPHEVSSESAVASHIAQKII is encoded by the exons ATGAATTCGGACTGGTTCTTTCCACTCATGTTCCCCGAGGATCCAGTAATGCACCACCAGATAGAGTTGACAAA GGTGTTTGTCAACAGAAGTGTGACACTGGAAAACATCAAATGTTACGGCTTTGACATGGACTACACGCTGGCGA TGTACAAGTCCCCGGACTATGAAAGTCTGGGATTTGAGATGATCAGAGACAGAATGGTGTCGGTGGGTTACCCACATGAGATTCTGCGCTACACCTACGACCCCAGCTTCCCCACACG CGGCTTAGTGATCGACACCACATACGGGAACCTCCTGAAAGTGGACTCAAATGGAAATATTTTAGTCTGCAGTCACGGCTTTTCCTTCTTGAAAAG GGAGGAGATTCATAAATATTATCCAAACAAGTTCATTCAGCGAGACGACACAGAGAGATTTTACGTCCTGAACACGCTTTTTAATTTATCAG AGACCTACGTCTACGCCTGCCTGGTGGACTTCTTCACCAGGTGCCCTCGATACAGAAA CGTGCTGAAAGGGTACCACCACGGAGACCTCTTCATGTCCTACAGGACCATGTTTCAGGATGTTCGAGATGCCATGGACTTCATTCACGACACG GGCAGTCTGAAAGAGAGAACTATCAAGAATTTGGACAAATACCTGGTTCAAGAT CCGAATATTATCGTCCTTCTGACCCGGATAAAAGAAGTAGCCAAAGTGTTTCTGGCCACCAACAGCGACTACAGTTACACTGAC GTCATCATGACGCACCTACTGGAAACTAATTCAAAG GCTCCGAATAAGTCCTGGCACTCCTTCTTTGACCTGATTGTTGTTGATACCAAAAAGCCCCAATTCTTTGCGGGGGGCACAGTGCTGAGACAAGTAGACACA AACACCGGGAAGCTCCGGATCGGGACGTACACTGGTGACCTGCAGCACGGAACCGTCTACTCTGGCG GCTCTTCTGACGTCGTGTGCGACctgctggacgtcaaagggaaAGCCATCCTCTACGTTGGGGACCATATCTTTGGAGACATCCTCAAGTCAAAGAAACGCCAGGGCTGGAAGACATTCCTGGTAGTTCCAGAACTCACCAAGGAGCTGCAAGTGTGGAGGGGCAAGAAGA ATATGTTTGAGGAGCTGCAGAGGCTGGACCTTTATTTAGCTGAGCTTTACAA GGACAGAGAGGAGCAAAAAACAGAGGGGATTTCTGATATTGGCTCTGTTCTAACCAGAATGAAG GTCCTGACCTACAGGATGGACATGTCCTACGGTCAGATGGGCAGCCTCTTCCGCAGCGGCTCCAGACAGACGCTGTTCGCCAGTCAGCTGATGAGATACGCAGACCTGTACTCGTCTTCCTGCCTCAACCTGCTCCACTACCCGCACAACTACCTCTTCACAGCCCCTCCGGTCCTG ATGCCCCATGAGGTCAGTTCTGAGAGCGCAGTTGCAAGCCACATCGCCCAGAAGATCATCTGA
- the nt5c2l1 gene encoding 5'-nucleotidase, cytosolic II, like 1 isoform X2, with protein MDYTLAMYKSPDYESLGFEMIRDRMVSVGYPHEILRYTYDPSFPTRGLVIDTTYGNLLKVDSNGNILVCSHGFSFLKREEIHKYYPNKFIQRDDTERFYVLNTLFNLSETYVYACLVDFFTRCPRYRNVLKGYHHGDLFMSYRTMFQDVRDAMDFIHDTGSLKERTIKNLDKYLVQDPNIIVLLTRIKEVAKVFLATNSDYSYTDVIMTHLLETNSKAPNKSWHSFFDLIVVDTKKPQFFAGGTVLRQVDTNTGKLRIGTYTGDLQHGTVYSGGSSDVVCDLLDVKGKAILYVGDHIFGDILKSKKRQGWKTFLVVPELTKELQVWRGKKNMFEELQRLDLYLAELYKDREEQKTEGISDIGSVLTRMKVLTYRMDMSYGQMGSLFRSGSRQTLFASQLMRYADLYSSSCLNLLHYPHNYLFTAPPVLMPHEVSSESAVASHIAQKII; from the exons ATGGACTACACGCTGGCGA TGTACAAGTCCCCGGACTATGAAAGTCTGGGATTTGAGATGATCAGAGACAGAATGGTGTCGGTGGGTTACCCACATGAGATTCTGCGCTACACCTACGACCCCAGCTTCCCCACACG CGGCTTAGTGATCGACACCACATACGGGAACCTCCTGAAAGTGGACTCAAATGGAAATATTTTAGTCTGCAGTCACGGCTTTTCCTTCTTGAAAAG GGAGGAGATTCATAAATATTATCCAAACAAGTTCATTCAGCGAGACGACACAGAGAGATTTTACGTCCTGAACACGCTTTTTAATTTATCAG AGACCTACGTCTACGCCTGCCTGGTGGACTTCTTCACCAGGTGCCCTCGATACAGAAA CGTGCTGAAAGGGTACCACCACGGAGACCTCTTCATGTCCTACAGGACCATGTTTCAGGATGTTCGAGATGCCATGGACTTCATTCACGACACG GGCAGTCTGAAAGAGAGAACTATCAAGAATTTGGACAAATACCTGGTTCAAGAT CCGAATATTATCGTCCTTCTGACCCGGATAAAAGAAGTAGCCAAAGTGTTTCTGGCCACCAACAGCGACTACAGTTACACTGAC GTCATCATGACGCACCTACTGGAAACTAATTCAAAG GCTCCGAATAAGTCCTGGCACTCCTTCTTTGACCTGATTGTTGTTGATACCAAAAAGCCCCAATTCTTTGCGGGGGGCACAGTGCTGAGACAAGTAGACACA AACACCGGGAAGCTCCGGATCGGGACGTACACTGGTGACCTGCAGCACGGAACCGTCTACTCTGGCG GCTCTTCTGACGTCGTGTGCGACctgctggacgtcaaagggaaAGCCATCCTCTACGTTGGGGACCATATCTTTGGAGACATCCTCAAGTCAAAGAAACGCCAGGGCTGGAAGACATTCCTGGTAGTTCCAGAACTCACCAAGGAGCTGCAAGTGTGGAGGGGCAAGAAGA ATATGTTTGAGGAGCTGCAGAGGCTGGACCTTTATTTAGCTGAGCTTTACAA GGACAGAGAGGAGCAAAAAACAGAGGGGATTTCTGATATTGGCTCTGTTCTAACCAGAATGAAG GTCCTGACCTACAGGATGGACATGTCCTACGGTCAGATGGGCAGCCTCTTCCGCAGCGGCTCCAGACAGACGCTGTTCGCCAGTCAGCTGATGAGATACGCAGACCTGTACTCGTCTTCCTGCCTCAACCTGCTCCACTACCCGCACAACTACCTCTTCACAGCCCCTCCGGTCCTG ATGCCCCATGAGGTCAGTTCTGAGAGCGCAGTTGCAAGCCACATCGCCCAGAAGATCATCTGA